One segment of Anatilimnocola aggregata DNA contains the following:
- a CDS encoding formylmethanofuran dehydrogenase subunit C has translation MPLHFEARQSSSLPIEVHGITPDLLREKSVAEIEKLEILQGNRRLPLAELFVVKGTAAEQVHRWSGTLTNVHWLGAKMKSGRIEVTGGIGRHVGSELRGGEIHIHGSVSDWLGAELHGGLIHVRGSAGDSVGSAYRGNTKGMTRGTIIVGGNAGHEPGHSLRRGLIYIAGNIGDMAGLNMLAGTILVGGKAGLRHGAGMRRGTIVFLGSQAPPLLPTFRRGCRFQPGVFPLLAAQLRQAQAPFSEESMAAAFDLYHGDLLEGGRGEILVRATNH, from the coding sequence ATGCCCCTGCATTTCGAAGCGCGACAATCATCTTCCTTGCCAATCGAGGTTCACGGCATCACTCCCGACCTCCTGCGCGAAAAGTCAGTTGCCGAAATCGAGAAGTTGGAAATCCTGCAGGGCAATCGCCGCTTGCCACTCGCTGAACTGTTTGTAGTAAAGGGAACTGCGGCGGAACAAGTGCATAGGTGGAGTGGAACTCTAACCAATGTGCATTGGCTGGGCGCGAAGATGAAGAGTGGCCGAATTGAAGTGACCGGAGGTATAGGTCGGCATGTGGGTAGCGAACTCCGCGGCGGCGAGATTCATATCCACGGCAGTGTCAGCGATTGGCTGGGTGCCGAGTTGCATGGCGGGCTGATTCACGTGCGCGGCAGCGCCGGTGATTCGGTCGGCTCGGCATATCGCGGCAATACCAAGGGGATGACGCGGGGGACGATCATCGTCGGCGGCAACGCTGGCCACGAGCCGGGACATTCGTTACGGCGCGGGCTGATCTATATCGCTGGCAACATCGGCGACATGGCCGGGCTGAACATGTTAGCTGGAACAATTCTCGTGGGGGGTAAGGCGGGCCTTCGGCATGGCGCGGGCATGCGCAGGGGCACGATTGTCTTCTTAGGCAGCCAAGCTCCGCCGCTGCTGCCAACCTTTCGTCGGGGCTGCCGCTTCCAACCCGGAGTATTTCCGCTGCTTGCCGCCCAATTGCGCCAAGCTCAGGCCCCTTTCAGCGAAGAATCAATGGCAGCCGCTTTCGACTTGTATCACGGCGACCTGCTCGAAGGTGGCCGCGGCGAAATCCTGGTCCGCGCGACAAACCACTGA